TTTGTAGATAGTGAAATGATGATGTCCATGCCTGCCAAATTGACGGCGGCGACCGGGATGGATGCCTTGACCCATGCTATTGAAGGCTATATTACCCCCGGTGCCTGGGAAATGAGCGACATGGTTCATATCAAGGCTATTGAAATGATCGGCCGGTCGATCCGTAAGGCGGTTGAAGGCGATCCAAAAGCTAAAGAAGACATGGCAACGGCCCAATATATTGCTGCCATGGGTTATTCTAATGTTGGCTTGGGGCTCGTTCATGGCATGTCCCACCCACTAAGTGCTTGGTACGGTATTCCTCATGGTCAAGCCAATGCGATTCTTCTGCCAGTTGTGATGCGCTATAACAAAGACTATACGGGCGAAAAATTCCGTGACATTGCTAAGGCGCTAGGTGTAGAGGGAACAGATGCCATGTCTATTGAAGAAGCCCGTGATGTGGCTTGTCAAGCCACCTTATCCATTGCTCGAGATATTGGCATGATTGCTAAGTTAAGTGACTTGGGAATGAAAGAAGAAGATATTCCATCGGTCGCTAAGGATGCGATGGCGGATGTCTGCACCCCAGGTAACCCACGCCCAGCCCAATTAGATGAAGTCATTGCACTCTATGAAAGTCTGATGTAAGGGTTGTCTTAAAAGTTTATATTATCGAGGTCATTCGAATACAGGTAGCTGAGAAGAGTACTATTTCACTGTTTCGCTTACTCAGCTACCTCTTTCTAACTAAAAAGCCCCCACGTTGAGCAGGGTCTAGAAAGAAGTTTGCTTCACTAATGAACTTTTTCTAATTAAAAATGTCCTTTTGTTTATTTATTTACATAAACAAAACCTAATATTTACTAGAAATTTACAATCGAATGCTAAAGTAAGAGTGTAAGATTATTCGACCTCTATTTTCTCAAGTGTCCTTCTTTAAATGATTGGCAAATTATTTAATGTTTGAGAAAAGGTTATCTTATACCGCTTCTGTTGCAACCCTCCCCATGCGACAGGGGCTTTTTTTAATGGGATTGATAATCATCGTCTTCATAGTATTCATGGTTGTAAGCATCACCCAAGTAGTCACCTGCTTGGTCAGGACTGGCTTGGCTGTGGTGGATTTGGAAGACTTTTTCGGGGTTCATTCGCGCTTCATCACGTTGGCGTTTGACCTTATCTTGATTATAAATATGAATATTATGAATGAGTTTGATAATTGGCCGCATGACAAAAGAGAAACCTCCAATTAAAAAGAGGGTATTGCCATAAATAGCGGGCGCGCCAAAGAAGTTACAAATCGAGCCGATAAAATAAAGACTCCCGGTAAAAATATCATTAATTAATGAAATAATGGTATAGATGTTCTGAAAATATAAACGCAGGGGACCGATCTTGACCACGATGTCTTCTGCTTCTGAATTTTCTTCATAGGTTTTTCTTTTTAATTTTGCCATTGAAATCCTCCTTATATCAAAGATAGAGCAGGAGCCTTTAAAAACTCCTGCTCTTTAAGTATACAACATTAAATTTTTTCATTTTTCTAGTGGGGGAAGAATAGATGCATGATGATAGCGATCACGGTAAAGGCAATGTTAACTAGGACAGTGTAGATAATTCCCCACTTATAAATAACACCAGTCTGATCTTCTGCCTTAGCTGTTGATGCTCCTAAGACCACGTTAGAAGGACCAATACAGTTCCCTACTGATGAAGCTGCTGATTGGTTAGCTATCATCTGGTTGAGACTAAGTTGTGGCATCGATTGTACGACGCTATTGTGGATAGGGACAAATAAAATATTTCCGGAAGTTGTTGACGAGGTCATAAAGGATGAAAAGGTCCCGATCCAAGGAGATAGTCCAGCATACACAATTGGTGAAGAGACGCTGGCGATCCCCATAGCAATCACGGCATTTTGACCAGAATTCACTAATAATTGACTTAACATCAGGAAAAGTAAGGTAGTTAGTGTCGGGGTAATGGCATCATCAACGACTCCCTGAGTAACTTGTTTGCCTAAGTTCTCCTTGTCCTGGTAACTGCCATGGTGACGGTACCAGAGCCAGGCAGCAATGGAGCTGATTAATAAGTAGAAGCCAGGACTAGTTAAGGGAGCAATTGGTGAATAGGCTTGACTGCCCTCGGTCACAAAATTATAACCCGTAGAAAAATTATCATAGGATAGTAGGGAGATTTGAAACTGCTCAATATAATTGGCAATGCTTGGTATTCCCAACATGATTAAAGAAATTGCAATCAATAAATAAAAGGGGACAAAGGCTTGGTTGATGGTCAGTTTCCCAGTGTTTTCTTCCCCTCCATCATCATTGTCAAAGTCGTCCTGCATGATTGGCGAATTGGTAACAGTGATTTCCTCGGAAGGTTCTTGATAAAAATCAATTCGTGCGAAGAGAATCATCGCTCCCATGGCCAGGATAGCTGGTAGGACGGCAGCCATTTCGGTATTAAATTGGGCGACAAGGATCTGACCTAGGCCATGGATAACTGAGATCGTTAAAATAATAGGCAGACCTTCTTTAATGGCTTGCCAGCGTCCGTAAATCCAAGCAACAAAGAAACCGCCGATAATATCTGAAACAAATAATAAAATCGTCGTATAGAGCAAGGTTAAGGCTTCATTCTCAATATTGACTAGCCCCAGAGTCGTGGACCAGGCGATCCCTAAGGAACCAAAGAGATTGGACCAGGCCGTTGAAGTCAGGGCAATAATGACCGCAAAAGCGGGCTTGACTCCAATTCCGACTAATAAGGGAGCCACTATGGCGATGGGCGCTCCAAAACCAGAAACGCCTTGTAATAATGAAGCAAAGACCCAACCAAACATTAATATCAGGTAAAGATGATTGGTCGATTTATTAGTGATGCCTTCTTTAATGGCTTCAAAAGCGCCTGCGTGTTTACAGACCTGGTAAAATAATAAGGCGGTCCAAATGACCATAATGATCTCAATAGTATCCCAGGCCCCTTGACCGAGGGAGACGAATAAACCATATAAGGGCAACTTAAAGTAAAAAATGCCGGTAATTAAACCGATAATTAGAGAGATTAATGCTGCTTTGACAGCTGACCACTGCAGAACGACCAGCATTAACATCATGAGTAACATGGGAAGAATGGCAATTAACCAGGCCCCTATAGAGAGGGGTAGATCTGTTCCCATTCCATCACTTCCTTTCTTGATCAAAAATTGCGACTATTCAGAATTCAACTTAACATAGAAATGATCAGATAAAAAACAAAACGGGCTGATTGGATTTTTCAATGGCAATTGTTTTATCTTTGAAAAGCTTTATGATAGATTGAATTTATCGTTGGTAAAAAGATTGAATAGGAGGAATTGAATGTCAATTGATAAGAAAGTGGAATTACTACAGGAAATTATCCAAGCAGATACAGTTAATGGCAAAGAAAAACCTTCAGCAGAATCCTTTGCTGAGCTTTTTGACCAAGCTGGTATTGAAACCAAGCTAGTTGACCATGACGATGAACGGGCGAGTTTAGTGGCAGAGTGGGAAGGTAATAAAGAAGGAAAAATACTTGCCCTAACCGGACACTTTGATGTGGTTGCTGCTGACGATGTTGATGAATGGAGCTATGAACCTTTTAGTGCTGAAATTGTTGATGGTTACATGTATGGCCGAGGGACTTCTGATATGAAAGCTGGTCTTTTGGGACTAGCTTTGGCGCTAGTTGAGCTGAAGGAAGAAGATTTTGAGCTCCCAGGTAGTATTCGCTTCTTAGGGACAGCTGGTGAAGAAATTGGGATGTTAGGTTCTAAGAGCCTGACCGAAGCAGGTTATACTGAAGATATCGATGCTATCTTAATCGCTGAACCGGTAAATCCAGGAGAAATCAATACCTCCCATAAAGGATCCTTGAATTACCAATTGACTGCTAGTGGTCAAGCTGCTCACTCTTCCACCCCACAAGAAGGGATCAACGCCATTGATTTACTTCGTCAAGCTATGGATCATATCCAAGAAAAAATGGATCAAGTGACCGAGGATTATGAAAGTGATGTCCTTGGTCGCACTCTTCATTCCTTTACCGTGATTGAGGGTGGGAGTCAAGAGAACTCTATTCCTGAAACAGCTATCGTTAAGGCCAATGCCCGGACGATTCCTGAATTTTCTAATGAAAAGATAATTGACTTATTAGAGAAAATAGTTGAAGAAATCAATTCTAAAGTTGATGGAGAGCTGAGTCTGGAAGTTACCCAAAATAGTTCTCCAGTCAACACACCAGATGATAGTCAATTAGTCCAAGCTTGCTTGAAGGAATTAGGCGAAGAGACTGAAGTGACTAGCTTCAACGCCGTGACTGATGCCTCTAACTTTACTCAAGTAGAGAAGGACTTTGATATGGTGATTTATGGACCAGGTGACTTAGCCTTAGCCCATAGTCAAGATGAACACATTCTTGTCGAAGACTATGTCGAATTTATTGACCATGTCAAAGCTATAATCAAAAACTACTTTGATAATTAAAACTAAAAAACGAAGCCTTACTTGCCTGGCTCCCACTCTCCTATGGGGCCAGGCATTTTTCTTGGCTTCGTTTTTTATGAGGAAGAAAATGTCTGATTTATTTAGGGAAAATTAGTTAAAACCTGTTTCGTCCTTTGTTGTGCCTGTCGCACTCTGTTCTTTAGCTTTCGAGTATGCGGAGCACTTGGTCGACGTCCTTATCACCACGTCCAGATAGGGTAACGAGGAGGATTTGATCGGCTGTGTACTGAGGAGCGAGTTTTGCGGCTAGGGCGAGAGCGTGGGAAGATTCCAAGGCCGGAATGATGCCTTCTGTGCGTGAAAGCAGCTGGAAGGCGGCTAGGGCTTCGTCATCAGTGATGGCAATATACTCAGCCCGGTGAGTGTCCTTGAGGTAAGCGTGTTCTGGTCCTATGGCTACATAGTCCAGCCCGGCCGAGATGGAATAACTTGGCTTGGTGTTGCCTTCCTCATCGACCAGACAGTAGGTATTCATGCCGTGCTCGATCTTGATGGATCCCAGGTTCAAGGTAGCTGCTGTTTGATCGCTGTCCAGGCCTTTGCCCCCTCCTTCAGCCCCGTAGAGTTTGACGGTGGGTTCGTCTAAGTAATGGGCAAAGGAACCAATGGCGTTTGACCCACCCCCGATGCAGGCAACCACCGCGTCAGGTAAGCGTCCTTCGCGTTCCAGGATTTGTTGCTTACTTTCCTGGCTAATAACACTTTGGAAGTGTTTGACCATGCTGGGGTAAGGGTGGGGACCAACCGCTGATCCCACTAAGTAATAGGTATCTTGGTAATTTTCGATCAGGTCTTCAAAGGCAGCATCCACAGCTTCTTTAAGGGATTGGGCGCCCCGTTTGACACCAACCACCTTGGTTCCCATCAGTTCCATGCGGAAAACGTTCAATTTCTGCCGTTCGACGTCCTTTTGGCCCATATAAACTGTACATTCCATACCAAACTTAGCGGCTACTGCTGCAGTAGCGACCCCGTGTTGTCCGGCTCCAGTTTCAGCAATGAGCCGTTTCTTGCCCATGCGTTTGGCGATGAGGACTTGACCAATGGTATTATTAACCTTGTGGGCGCCGAGGTGGTTGAGGTCTTCG
The nucleotide sequence above comes from Aerococcus urinae. Encoded proteins:
- the fucO gene encoding lactaldehyde reductase gives rise to the protein MTYRMILNERSYFGPGAIQHIPEEFRGKGLTKAAVITDRGLVDAGVVRKVTDLLDENDIPYDVFDQVEANPSVNTVKAGVDFVKESGADCIIAIGGGSSMDTSKAVGIIIENPEFADVVSLEGTAPTKNKAMMTFAVPTTAGTGAEVTINYVITDTDNKRKFVCVDPNDIPDVAFVDSEMMMSMPAKLTAATGMDALTHAIEGYITPGAWEMSDMVHIKAIEMIGRSIRKAVEGDPKAKEDMATAQYIAAMGYSNVGLGLVHGMSHPLSAWYGIPHGQANAILLPVVMRYNKDYTGEKFRDIAKALGVEGTDAMSIEEARDVACQATLSIARDIGMIAKLSDLGMKEEDIPSVAKDAMADVCTPGNPRPAQLDEVIALYESLM
- a CDS encoding YrhK family protein, whose product is MAKLKRKTYEENSEAEDIVVKIGPLRLYFQNIYTIISLINDIFTGSLYFIGSICNFFGAPAIYGNTLFLIGGFSFVMRPIIKLIHNIHIYNQDKVKRQRDEARMNPEKVFQIHHSQASPDQAGDYLGDAYNHEYYEDDDYQSH
- a CDS encoding L-lactate permease, translated to MGTDLPLSIGAWLIAILPMLLMMLMLVVLQWSAVKAALISLIIGLITGIFYFKLPLYGLFVSLGQGAWDTIEIIMVIWTALLFYQVCKHAGAFEAIKEGITNKSTNHLYLILMFGWVFASLLQGVSGFGAPIAIVAPLLVGIGVKPAFAVIIALTSTAWSNLFGSLGIAWSTTLGLVNIENEALTLLYTTILLFVSDIIGGFFVAWIYGRWQAIKEGLPIILTISVIHGLGQILVAQFNTEMAAVLPAILAMGAMILFARIDFYQEPSEEITVTNSPIMQDDFDNDDGGEENTGKLTINQAFVPFYLLIAISLIMLGIPSIANYIEQFQISLLSYDNFSTGYNFVTEGSQAYSPIAPLTSPGFYLLISSIAAWLWYRHHGSYQDKENLGKQVTQGVVDDAITPTLTTLLFLMLSQLLVNSGQNAVIAMGIASVSSPIVYAGLSPWIGTFSSFMTSSTTSGNILFVPIHNSVVQSMPQLSLNQMIANQSAASSVGNCIGPSNVVLGASTAKAEDQTGVIYKWGIIYTVLVNIAFTVIAIIMHLFFPH
- a CDS encoding ArgE/DapE family deacylase, which produces MSIDKKVELLQEIIQADTVNGKEKPSAESFAELFDQAGIETKLVDHDDERASLVAEWEGNKEGKILALTGHFDVVAADDVDEWSYEPFSAEIVDGYMYGRGTSDMKAGLLGLALALVELKEEDFELPGSIRFLGTAGEEIGMLGSKSLTEAGYTEDIDAILIAEPVNPGEINTSHKGSLNYQLTASGQAAHSSTPQEGINAIDLLRQAMDHIQEKMDQVTEDYESDVLGRTLHSFTVIEGGSQENSIPETAIVKANARTIPEFSNEKIIDLLEKIVEEINSKVDGELSLEVTQNSSPVNTPDDSQLVQACLKELGEETEVTSFNAVTDASNFTQVEKDFDMVIYGPGDLALAHSQDEHILVEDYVEFIDHVKAIIKNYFDN
- the trpB gene encoding tryptophan synthase subunit beta, translated to MTEINNGFFGEFGGCYVPEIIKEELDRIADFYEEIKDDPDFKQELALYLRDYVGRENPLYYAENFTKHLGGPKIYLKREDLNHLGAHKVNNTIGQVLIAKRMGKKRLIAETGAGQHGVATAAVAAKFGMECTVYMGQKDVERQKLNVFRMELMGTKVVGVKRGAQSLKEAVDAAFEDLIENYQDTYYLVGSAVGPHPYPSMVKHFQSVISQESKQQILEREGRLPDAVVACIGGGSNAIGSFAHYLDEPTVKLYGAEGGGKGLDSDQTAATLNLGSIKIEHGMNTYCLVDEEGNTKPSYSISAGLDYVAIGPEHAYLKDTHRAEYIAITDDEALAAFQLLSRTEGIIPALESSHALALAAKLAPQYTADQILLVTLSGRGDKDVDQVLRILES